One genomic segment of Hordeum vulgare subsp. vulgare chromosome 2H, MorexV3_pseudomolecules_assembly, whole genome shotgun sequence includes these proteins:
- the LOC123429680 gene encoding alcohol dehydrogenase-like 7: MTMEQNTATKPIRCKAAVSKVAGQPLEMEEVEVAPPRAHEVRIRILCTSLCHTDVTFWRLKDFPGQHPIILGHEAAGVVESVGEHVHEVAVGDTVVPVFSAQCGDCPDCLSDRSNICSGLPAGPGMPRDGTTRFSIAATGEPIHNFISVSSFTEYTVVDVSHVVKLEPGVPPEKACLLSCGVSTGVGAAWKVAAVEPGSSVAVFGLGVVGLAVAQGCRMRGAKRIIGVDLNTEKWDIGKRLGITDFINPNDIGEKAVSEVITEMTGGGADYCFECIGSTSVMAEAFQSSRKGWGKTVVLGVSRGGAPISIPPNDILWGRSVVGSLFGGLKPKTDVPILAQKYMDKKLELDEFVTHEMGFDDINGAFELLTQGKCLRCIIWMDGAKETGVGVENGGACKAKA; this comes from the exons ATGACGATGGAGCAGAACACGGCGACGAAACCCATCAGATGCAAAG CGGCGGTGAGCAAGGTGGCCGGTCAGCCGCTGGAgatggaggaggtggaggtggcgcCGCCGAGGGCGCACGAGGTCCGCATCAGAATACTCTGCACCTCGCTCTGCCACACCGACGTCACCTTCTGGCGCTTGAAG GATTTCCCGGGCCAGCATCCCATAATCCTGGGCCATGAAGCAGCCGG CGTGGTGGAGAGCGTGGGGGAGCACGTGCACGAGGTGGCCGTCGGGGACACAGTGGTGCCGGTATTCTCGGCGCAGTGCGGCGACTGCCCAGACTGCCTCTCGGACCGCAGCAACATCTGCTCCGGGCTCCCCGCCGGGCCCGGCATGCCGCGGGACGGCACGACCCGCTTCTCGATCGCCGCCACCGGCGAGCCCATCCACAACTTCATCAGCGTGTCCAGCTTCACCGAGTACACGGTCGTTGACGTCTCGCACGTCGTCAAGCTCGAGCCCGGCGTCCCGCCGGAGAAGGCCTGCCTGCTCAGCTGCGGCGTCTCCACCG GTGTTGGCGCGGCGTGGAaggtggcggcggtggagcccGGATCCAGCGTCGCCGTGTTCGGGCTAGGCGTCGTCGGGCTAGCG GTAGCACAAGGGTGCAGGATGCGTGGGGCTAAGCGGATTATTGGAGTGGATCTTAACACGGAGAAGTGGGACATCG GTAAGAGGCTGGGAATCACCGACTTCATCAATCCGAACGACATTGGGGAGAAGGCCGTGAGCGAG GTCATCACGGAGATGACCGGCGGTGGCGCCGACTACTGCTTCGAGTGCATCGGCTCGACGTCGGTCATGGCGGAGGCGTTCCAAAGCTCCCGGAAG GGCTGGGGGAAGACGGTCGTGCTCGGCGTCTCCAGGGGCGGCGCGCCGATCAGCATTCCGCCGAACGACATCCTCTGGGGGAGGTCGGTCGTCGGCTCGCTCTTCGGCGGGTTGAAGCCCAAGACCGACGTCCCTATCCTGGCGCAGAAATACATGGACAAGAAGCtggagctggacgagttcgtgacGCACGAGATGGGGTTCGACGACATCAACGGGGCGTTCGAGCTGCTCACCCAGGGGAAGTGCCTCAGGTGCATCATCTGGATGGATGGGGCCAAGGAGACCGGTGTCGGCGTGGAAAATGGAGGCGCCTGCAAGGCCAAGGCGTGA